The following are encoded together in the Actinoplanes sp. N902-109 genome:
- a CDS encoding sulfatase-like hydrolase/transferase yields the protein MLTVAAVVLIVAALMLPNTLTRLTRAGAFLRLPIEGFVAVGLLLLIPSGKWRRITAGVLGAGLGLLVIEKVLDIGFYKTLARPFDPVLDWVLFDDAESFLKDAAGSAGAIGALIGVILLVLLILALTTLAAIRIGKLTERHRRATAGTAVGGVAVWVVLLLTGVQIFAGIPLAARSSYTYAWDRAHSVKKGLNDEKAFAREVKIDAFATTPADQLLTSLRGKDVFVTFVESYGRSALEDPALNAGTLPVLDEGTAALTKAGYAAKSGWLTSPTSGGGSWLAHSTLLSGLWINNQQRYRNLTSSSRLTLTSLFKKADFDTMSVMPGATRAFPEGSFYGYNRIYDSRNTGYAGPKFGWGPQPDQYTLDWFQKNVHGPAHPPMFVEMPLVSSHTPWAPLPSMIDWSDVGDGSIYNQIKAQAKKPGAVWKDPANVKHEYARSVQYTLSTIISYLEKYGDENTVMVFLGDHQPAPIVVGDTASHDVPITIVAKDKAVLDKIADWNWSDGLRPAANAPVWPMNQFRDKFLTAYGPTGDVSRAMSPPR from the coding sequence ATCGTCGCCGCCTTGATGTTGCCCAACACTCTCACCCGGCTCACCCGCGCGGGCGCGTTCCTCCGGCTGCCGATCGAGGGTTTCGTCGCCGTCGGCCTGCTGCTGCTGATCCCCAGCGGCAAGTGGCGGCGGATCACCGCCGGGGTGCTCGGCGCCGGGCTCGGGCTGCTCGTCATCGAGAAAGTCCTGGACATAGGCTTCTACAAGACGCTGGCCCGGCCGTTCGACCCGGTGCTGGACTGGGTGCTGTTCGACGACGCGGAGTCGTTCCTCAAGGACGCGGCGGGTTCGGCCGGAGCGATCGGCGCGCTCATCGGCGTCATCCTGCTGGTGCTGCTGATCCTCGCCCTGACCACGCTGGCCGCGATCCGGATCGGCAAGCTCACCGAACGGCACCGCCGCGCCACCGCGGGTACGGCCGTCGGCGGGGTCGCCGTCTGGGTCGTACTCCTGCTCACCGGGGTGCAGATCTTCGCCGGCATCCCGCTTGCGGCGCGCAGCAGCTACACGTACGCCTGGGACCGCGCCCACTCGGTCAAGAAGGGGCTGAACGACGAGAAGGCGTTCGCCCGCGAGGTGAAGATCGACGCCTTCGCGACCACCCCGGCCGACCAGCTGCTGACCTCGCTGCGCGGCAAGGACGTGTTCGTCACGTTCGTGGAGAGCTACGGGCGCTCGGCCCTGGAGGATCCCGCTCTCAACGCCGGTACGCTGCCCGTGCTCGACGAGGGCACGGCCGCGCTCACCAAGGCGGGCTACGCCGCGAAGAGCGGCTGGCTCACCTCGCCCACGTCCGGCGGTGGCAGCTGGCTGGCCCACTCCACACTGCTCTCCGGCCTGTGGATCAACAACCAGCAGCGCTACCGCAACCTCACCTCCAGCTCCCGGCTCACGCTGACCAGCCTGTTCAAGAAGGCCGACTTCGACACGATGAGCGTGATGCCGGGCGCCACCCGGGCGTTCCCCGAGGGCAGCTTCTACGGCTACAACCGCATCTACGACTCCCGCAACACCGGCTACGCCGGCCCCAAGTTCGGCTGGGGACCGCAGCCCGACCAGTACACCCTCGACTGGTTCCAGAAGAACGTGCACGGCCCGGCGCACCCGCCGATGTTCGTCGAGATGCCGCTGGTGTCCAGCCACACCCCGTGGGCGCCGCTGCCCTCGATGATCGACTGGAGCGACGTCGGCGACGGCTCTATCTACAACCAGATCAAGGCGCAGGCCAAGAAGCCCGGCGCGGTGTGGAAGGACCCGGCGAACGTCAAGCACGAGTACGCCCGCTCGGTCCAGTACACGCTGTCGACGATCATCTCCTACCTGGAGAAGTACGGCGACGAGAACACGGTCATGGTGTTCCTCGGCGATCACCAGCCGGCCCCGATCGTGGTGGGTGACACCGCGAGCCACGACGTACCCATCACCATCGTCGCCAAGGACAAGGCCGTGCTGGACAAGATCGCCGACTGGAACTGGTCCGACGGTCTGCGCCCGGCCGCGAACGCCCCGGTGTGGCCGATGAACCAGTTCCGCGACAAGTTCCTCACCGCCTACGGCCCCACCGGCG